From one Bacteroides fragilis NCTC 9343 genomic stretch:
- a CDS encoding DUF4249 domain-containing protein codes for MRRSILDIFLFLLVIISTAACNNDLPFDLKENPPKLVMNAIINADSTYNTLFLNLTGRNQIGQIKGATVEVRINGSLSETLRPDPHSSDKGRFYINSAFHPGDVVRIDAMTDDGEHHAWAEVTVPQPIGKIEKVDTASIMRKPSNYGYGTPPRRHLRYQIKIKDRPGEKNFYRIIVEQRKYWKYYWEQNDQTCWSSAMQKSFKLQTNEDVVLTDGKPSTEEDDENGLFGTVNNKYAIFDDSRFTDGSYTMNVYNDIYGWGFWGQEYIWIKTDVYIRILSITEKEYYYLRALNLLDSDAYDNTLSEPIAFPSNVNGGTGMVGFSTETNYMLTVKNNAVPPMVPDL; via the coding sequence ATGAGACGATCTATTCTTGATATATTCCTTTTCTTGCTGGTTATCATATCCACTGCGGCATGCAATAACGATCTTCCTTTCGACTTGAAGGAGAATCCGCCCAAGTTAGTGATGAATGCCATTATCAACGCCGACAGCACCTACAATACCTTGTTTCTGAACCTCACCGGCAGAAACCAGATCGGACAAATAAAAGGAGCCACCGTAGAAGTACGCATCAACGGTTCTCTCAGTGAAACTCTCCGTCCCGATCCGCATAGCAGCGATAAAGGGCGCTTTTATATAAACAGTGCTTTCCATCCGGGCGATGTGGTCCGTATAGATGCTATGACGGATGACGGCGAACACCACGCATGGGCCGAAGTCACCGTACCTCAACCCATCGGGAAGATAGAAAAGGTGGATACGGCCTCCATCATGAGAAAGCCGAGTAACTATGGCTACGGAACTCCGCCAAGACGGCATCTCCGTTACCAAATCAAAATAAAGGACCGCCCGGGAGAGAAGAATTTTTATCGGATCATTGTGGAACAACGGAAATACTGGAAATACTATTGGGAACAAAATGACCAGACCTGTTGGAGTTCGGCAATGCAGAAAAGCTTTAAACTGCAAACAAACGAAGACGTGGTGTTGACCGACGGCAAACCCAGTACGGAAGAAGATGATGAAAACGGACTCTTCGGCACTGTCAATAACAAGTATGCCATATTTGACGACTCACGTTTCACCGACGGAAGTTATACGATGAACGTCTATAACGATATCTACGGATGGGGATTCTGGGGACAGGAGTATATCTGGATAAAGACGGATGTCTACATCCGCATACTCAGCATTACCGAAAAAGAATATTATTATTTAAGAGCGTTGAATCTGCTCGACTCCGATGCCTACGACAACACCCTGAGCGAGCCTATCGCTTTCCCAAGCAATGTGAACGGAGGTACCGGAATGGTAGGGTTCAGTACAGAAACAAACTATATGCTGACAGTTAAAAACAACGCAGTTCCCCCAATGGTACCGGATTTATAA
- a CDS encoding AAA family ATPase: protein MAVINPFVVGGYVSPRYFCDRVAETENLIRNLINGRNVALVSTRRMGKTGLIRHCFYQPLIKEGYYTFFIDIYATSSLKEFVFALGKGIFEKLKPQGNKFIDRFFSIITSLRIGFKLDSITGEPILELGLGDIHAPETTLEEIFIYLEQADKPCIVAIDEFQQISSYPEKNLEAILRTKVQHCSNSNFVFAGSQRHIMMNIFNSPSRPFYQSVSMMHLGAIPLEVYKPFVKGLFEENGKKVTDQLVENVYTLFDGHTWYVQLILNELFILTDKKGICDVPMINLALNNIIATQDFTFQEIFSRLPEKQKEIMIAIAKEQKAKGVTSAAFIKKYRLTSASSVQSGLKGLLEKDMLTQESGGYQVYDRLFNIWLRRNY, encoded by the coding sequence ATGGCGGTTATTAATCCTTTTGTAGTTGGAGGATACGTTTCTCCTCGTTATTTTTGTGATAGAGTTGCTGAAACAGAAAATTTGATCCGTAACTTGATAAATGGGAGAAATGTGGCTCTTGTTTCAACTCGCCGAATGGGAAAAACGGGATTGATAAGGCATTGTTTTTATCAGCCTTTGATTAAAGAAGGCTATTATACTTTCTTCATTGATATATATGCGACTTCAAGTTTGAAAGAGTTTGTTTTTGCTTTGGGTAAAGGGATTTTTGAGAAGTTAAAGCCCCAGGGGAATAAATTCATAGATCGTTTCTTTTCTATAATTACCTCTTTAAGGATTGGATTTAAATTAGATAGTATTACAGGAGAACCGATTTTAGAACTTGGTTTGGGAGATATTCATGCTCCTGAAACTACTCTAGAAGAAATCTTTATCTATCTGGAGCAGGCAGACAAGCCTTGTATTGTAGCAATAGATGAATTTCAGCAAATCAGTTCATATCCGGAGAAAAATCTGGAAGCTATTTTAAGGACTAAAGTTCAGCATTGCAGTAACTCTAATTTTGTTTTTGCAGGAAGTCAGAGGCATATAATGATGAATATATTCAACAGTCCTTCCAGGCCATTTTATCAAAGCGTGAGTATGATGCACTTAGGAGCAATTCCTTTGGAGGTATATAAACCTTTTGTGAAGGGATTGTTTGAGGAGAATGGTAAGAAAGTGACAGATCAATTGGTAGAGAATGTATATACCCTGTTTGATGGGCACACTTGGTATGTGCAGTTAATATTGAATGAACTTTTTATTTTGACAGACAAAAAGGGTATCTGTGATGTACCTATGATAAATCTGGCACTAAACAATATAATTGCTACACAAGACTTTACTTTTCAAGAAATATTTTCTCGTCTTCCGGAAAAGCAAAAAGAGATAATGATTGCCATTGCCAAGGAGCAGAAAGCAAAAGGAGTTACTTCTGCTGCATTTATTAAAAAATATCGGTTGACTTCTGCCAGTTCGGTGCAGTCGGGGTTGAAGGGTTTACTGGAAAAAGACATGTTGACTCAGGAGTCTGGAGGGTATCAGGTGTATGATAGACTTTTCAATATCTGGCTTAGGAGGAATTACTGA
- a CDS encoding putative signal transducing protein, with product MAQLESKQLNKIGLHENATNRNMDEKLLLKCENSIRAYKIVNLLNKHNIALRQHDESQDPRVGAYGAVTGIAIYVFAKDYEKALSIVSPILKDFNTISTFCPKCGSENVKPITGNHKYITYLIFLCLFLILTPGIYIALPEDFGLRSSLINKIALMMVALGFILMPIINHYNVNYKCKKCGNRFRHY from the coding sequence ATGGCACAGTTAGAATCTAAACAATTAAACAAAATTGGTTTACATGAGAATGCTACCAATAGAAACATGGATGAAAAATTATTATTAAAGTGCGAAAATAGTATTCGCGCTTACAAAATTGTGAATTTGCTCAACAAGCATAATATTGCATTACGACAGCATGACGAGAGTCAGGATCCTAGGGTTGGTGCATATGGCGCCGTAACTGGTATTGCTATATATGTATTTGCTAAGGATTATGAAAAGGCTTTATCTATAGTTTCCCCTATTCTTAAAGATTTTAATACCATCAGTACATTCTGTCCAAAATGTGGAAGTGAAAATGTAAAACCCATTACTGGTAATCACAAATATATTACTTATTTAATTTTCCTTTGCCTGTTCCTTATACTTACTCCTGGTATTTATATTGCTTTGCCTGAAGATTTTGGACTCAGGTCTTCCTTAATAAATAAAATAGCTTTAATGATGGTTGCGCTAGGTTTTATTTTAATGCCAATTATTAATCATTATAATGTTAATTATAAGTGTAAAAAATGCGGCAATAGATTTAGGCATTATTAG
- a CDS encoding LysO family transporter — protein sequence MFIIIGIMLTGMLLGYLLRSKRLTWIHKVITLLIWLLLFLLGIDVGGNEAIVKGLHAIGLEALIITAAAVTGSTLAAWGLWYLLHTRYQKKEAKP from the coding sequence ATGTTTATAATTATCGGAATCATGCTCACGGGCATGCTACTGGGTTACCTGTTACGTAGCAAAAGGCTCACGTGGATACATAAAGTCATCACATTATTAATATGGCTGTTGCTCTTCCTGCTCGGCATCGATGTAGGAGGCAACGAAGCCATCGTGAAAGGATTGCATGCCATCGGGCTGGAAGCTCTCATCATCACGGCAGCTGCCGTAACCGGAAGCACACTGGCTGCCTGGGGACTTTGGTATCTGCTCCATACACGCTATCAGAAAAAGGAGGCTAAACCATGA
- a CDS encoding MraY family glycosyltransferase, with the protein MCYLLILVLLFLAELFYFRIADKCNIIDKPNERSSHTRITLRGRGIIFYLSALTFFLTNQFEYPWFILALTLITFISFIDDIRSTSQGLRLVFHFTAMALMFYQWGLFSLPWWTLLVALIVCTGIINAYNFMDGINGITGGYSLVILVSLAYVNAEVISFTEQNFIYTMICSVLVFDFFNFRKRAKCFAGDVGSVSIAFVVLFLIGSLILQTKDFSWLVMLTVYGVDSVLTIIHRLLLHENIGLPHRKHLYQIMVNELRIPHVVVSLVYMIVQIVIIIGYLYCRGYGDWYLLGCILLLSGIYIGLMRKYFHLHLLPKR; encoded by the coding sequence ATGTGTTATCTGCTAATCTTAGTTCTGCTATTCCTGGCAGAACTTTTTTATTTCCGTATTGCTGATAAATGCAATATTATCGATAAGCCAAACGAGCGGAGTTCACACACTCGGATTACTCTGAGAGGAAGAGGAATCATCTTCTATTTGAGTGCATTGACTTTTTTTCTGACGAATCAGTTTGAATATCCTTGGTTTATATTGGCTTTGACCTTGATCACTTTTATCAGTTTTATAGATGATATCCGTTCTACTTCGCAGGGTTTGCGTTTAGTCTTCCATTTTACGGCAATGGCCCTGATGTTCTATCAATGGGGGTTGTTCAGCTTGCCTTGGTGGACGTTGCTTGTCGCTCTGATCGTCTGTACGGGGATTATCAATGCCTATAACTTTATGGATGGCATTAACGGCATTACCGGCGGGTATTCATTGGTTATCTTGGTTTCTTTGGCATATGTGAATGCAGAAGTGATCTCCTTCACAGAACAGAATTTTATTTATACGATGATTTGTTCTGTGTTGGTGTTTGACTTTTTTAATTTCCGTAAGAGAGCGAAATGCTTCGCCGGTGATGTGGGTTCGGTCAGTATAGCTTTTGTAGTCCTGTTCCTGATCGGGAGTTTGATTCTTCAAACGAAAGATTTCAGCTGGCTTGTGATGCTTACTGTATATGGAGTGGATAGTGTGTTGACAATCATACACCGGTTGTTGCTACATGAAAATATTGGTTTGCCTCACCGGAAACATTTGTATCAGATCATGGTTAATGAATTGAGAATACCGCACGTGGTGGTATCGTTGGTGTATATGATTGTGCAAATTGTGATTATTATTGGGTATTTATATTGCCGGGGTTATGGTGATTGGTATTTATTGGGCTGTATCCTTTTGCTGAGTGGAATATATATTGGTCTTATGCGCAAATATTTTCACTTGCATCTTTTACCTAAAAGATAA
- a CDS encoding lysine exporter LysO family protein yields MKGSLIIVSFFIVGTLCGLLQLIPYDFSQSKLSFYALCGLMFCVGISIGNDPQTLKSFRSLNPRLLFLPVMTILGTLAGCAVVSLFLSHRSPSDCMAVGSGFGYYSLSSIFITEYKGAELGTIALLSNIMREIIALLCAPLLVKFFGKLAPISVGGATTMDTTLPIITRCSGQEFVIVSIFHGFIVDFSVPFLVTLFCSI; encoded by the coding sequence ATGAAAGGCAGTCTCATTATCGTCTCTTTCTTCATTGTCGGCACTCTGTGCGGACTTCTTCAGCTGATCCCGTACGATTTCAGCCAAAGTAAACTCAGTTTTTATGCCTTATGCGGGCTGATGTTCTGCGTCGGCATTAGCATAGGCAACGATCCGCAGACACTGAAAAGTTTCCGGTCACTGAATCCCCGCCTACTCTTCCTGCCCGTCATGACCATTCTGGGAACATTGGCTGGATGTGCCGTAGTCAGCCTCTTTTTGTCCCATCGTTCACCGTCCGATTGTATGGCGGTAGGTTCCGGATTCGGGTATTATTCACTCTCAAGTATATTCATCACCGAGTACAAAGGAGCCGAATTGGGTACCATCGCATTGCTTTCAAACATCATGCGCGAAATCATCGCTTTGCTTTGTGCCCCCCTATTGGTAAAGTTCTTCGGAAAACTAGCCCCCATTTCAGTCGGAGGAGCCACCACCATGGACACGACTCTTCCTATTATCACCCGTTGTTCCGGACAGGAATTTGTCATCGTCTCCATTTTCCATGGATTCATTGTAGACTTTAGCGTACCGTTTCTGGTGACATTATTCTGCTCCATATAG